Proteins found in one Candidatus Nitrosopelagicus brevis genomic segment:
- a CDS encoding replication factor C small subunit — protein MTISDIMWVEKYRPKKISEIVNQKDIKGSLSALLKNQEEMPHLLFSGSAGVGKTTMALCISQEILGDKWKDYTLELNASDERGINMVRERVKKFSRFAGLDTEIPFKIIILDEADEMTSDAQTALRRIIEDTAKFCRFILIANNISKIINPIQSRCAVFKFSQIDEKEITTHLKAVLKKEKGKADEKGLKEIAGYAGGDLRHAINLLQTAASTGDITQDSVKAAAGLTKTNDVEDVLKLAVSGKIQDSRNKMIELVKVYGMSESDFLKYINQALFSAKYDNLEELSQIIAKYDYRILVGSNPEIQLSAMLAELGKFSK, from the coding sequence ATGACAATTTCAGATATTATGTGGGTAGAGAAGTATAGACCAAAGAAAATCTCAGAAATAGTCAATCAGAAAGATATCAAAGGTAGCCTTTCAGCACTACTCAAAAATCAAGAAGAGATGCCACATTTACTTTTTTCAGGTTCTGCAGGAGTTGGAAAGACTACGATGGCATTGTGTATTTCTCAAGAGATTTTGGGAGACAAATGGAAAGACTACACACTAGAGCTGAATGCATCAGATGAAAGAGGAATCAACATGGTAAGAGAAAGAGTGAAAAAATTCTCACGATTTGCAGGACTAGATACAGAGATTCCATTTAAAATAATTATTTTAGATGAGGCAGATGAGATGACGTCAGATGCTCAAACAGCATTGAGAAGAATTATAGAAGACACAGCAAAATTTTGTAGATTTATTTTGATTGCAAATAACATTTCAAAAATTATCAATCCAATTCAAAGTAGATGTGCAGTTTTCAAATTTTCACAAATTGATGAAAAAGAGATCACCACACATCTAAAAGCTGTATTAAAAAAAGAAAAAGGTAAGGCTGATGAAAAAGGTCTAAAAGAAATCGCAGGATATGCAGGAGGAGATCTTAGACATGCAATCAATCTATTACAAACCGCTGCAAGTACAGGAGATATCACTCAAGATAGCGTGAAAGCAGCTGCAGGATTAACAAAAACAAATGATGTAGAAGATGTTTTAAAATTAGCAGTTTCTGGAAAAATTCAAGATTCTAGAAACAAAATGATTGAGCTGGTCAAAGTGTATGGAATGTCAGAATCAGACTTTCTCAAATATATCAATCAAGCATTATTTTCTGCAAAATATGATAATCTGGAAGAGTTATCACAGATTATAGCAAAATATGATTATCGAATTTTAGTTGGTTCAAATCCAGAAATTCAATTATCAGCAATGCTAGCAGAATTAGGTAAATTTTCTAAATAA